One genomic region from Uloborus diversus isolate 005 chromosome 2, Udiv.v.3.1, whole genome shotgun sequence encodes:
- the LOC129216713 gene encoding uncharacterized protein LOC129216713, producing MTCEKVILDLQTQKERPLNSQEEYKSSHRVQNNRMMLDLRQKIQWQSQVIKDLKAQRDRLTRELDSRLFFVEAQLQREQKHIEALLSEKDQYIQFQSLQIQSLKYILSHIDSNERKCCHKGRSVSCGRRSKAVPPPGKRYSVALDEYMRESGGIISRAQPVVVQVEADCDNKAQSHHSPCSRTRSLPELRFCNEPEYENLDFAARQIYCYDSVCSSDHLSQNVIDELAVRRWTSDCDSENSDSLDSGISSPSIKSRNIHLSEENFSFPSDVNVVKANTMTPRRSSTIGNFINRTFSSSSTQLEKIKDAELVHQETISSGRRHNSFSEVKSSEMKQKIDTVVKQPEEHKSTNRFISSANRNFGTNHRNVTKPRDIKFRKLFKFRRRNEIVNPEPPSPDDYMTV from the coding sequence ATGACTTGTGAGAAAGTTATTTTGGACCTCCAGACGCAGAAGGAGAGACCTTTAAACTCGCAGGAGGAATACAAATCTTCGCATCGAGTCCAGAACAACCGAATGATGTTGGATTTACGACAGAAAATCCAGTGGCAGAGCCAAGTGATCAAGGATCTCAAAGCTCAACGTGATCGTCTGACGAGGGAGCTCGATTCTCGCCTCTTTTTCGTCGAAGCTCAGCTACAAAGAGAACAGAAGCATATAGAAGCCCTTTTGAGTGAAAAAGATCAGTACATTCAGTTCCAATCTCTTCAGATCCAGTCTCTTAAGTACATTCTATCGCATATAGATTCAAATGAACGTAAGTGTTGCCATAAAGGACGATCCGTGTCTTGTGGCAGAAGATCAAAGGCAGTACCTCCTCCGGGCAAAAGATACTCCGTTGCTTTGGATGAGTACATGAGAGAGAGTGGAGGCATCATCTCGAGGGCACAGCCTGTCGTGGTCCAAGTGGAGGCGGATTGTGACAACAAAGCACAATCCCACCATTCACCCTGCTCCCGAACCAGGAGTCTCCCGGAACTGCGCTTCTGCAACGAACCAGAATACGAAAACTTGGATTTTGCAGCAAGACAGATCTATTGCTACGACTCTGTTTGCAGTTCCGATcatttgtcacaaaatgtcatcGACGAACTGGCAGTCAGACGCTGGACATCTGATTGCGATTCCGAAAATTCGGATTCTTTGGATTCCGGGATATCGAGTCCGAGCATCAAGTCACGAAACATTCATTTGAGCGAAGAAAATTTCTCGTTCCCCAGTGACGTAAATGTGGTGAAGGCCAACACGATGACTCCTCGACGTAGTTCCACAATCGGAAACTTCATCAATCGAACCTTTTCTTCGTCTTCTACTCAACTGGAGAAGATCAAAGATGCGGAACTTGTCCATCAAGAAACAATCAGCAGTGGGAGAAGACACAATTCGTTTTCAGAAGTGAAGTCGTccgaaatgaaacaaaaaattgacACCGTGGTGAAGCAGCCCGAAGAGCACAAGTCAACCAATCGTTTCATCAGTTCTGCAAATCGTAACTTCGGGACGAATCATCGGAATGTTACGAAACCACGAGACATCAAGTTCAGAAAACTGTTTAAATTTCGCCGTCGAAATGAAATAGTCAATCCAGAACCACCAAGTCCTGACGATTACATGACTGTGTGA